In Rhodothermales bacterium, the genomic window CCAACGAACTCGCTCAGTTGCTCGAAAACGAGTACGGAATCAAGCCGGCTGCTGCAGCCGTCGCGGTTGCCGGACCGGCTGCCGGTCCTGCCGAAGCCGCTGAGGAGCAGACGGAATTCGACGTCATCCTGAAGTCCGCTGGCGAGAAGAAAATCAACGTCATCAAGGAAGTCCGCGCCATCACCGGTCTCGGACTCAAAGAGGCCAAGGAGATGGTTGACGGTGCTCCGTCGACGGTCAAGGAAGCCGCATCCAAGGATGACGCACAGGCCATCAAG contains:
- the rplL gene encoding 50S ribosomal protein L7/L12 codes for the protein MADIAKLAEELVGLTIKEANELAQLLENEYGIKPAAAAVAVAGPAAGPAEAAEEQTEFDVILKSAGEKKINVIKEVRAITGLGLKEAKEMVDGAPSTVKEAASKDDAQAIKAKLEEAGAEVELK